One genomic segment of bacterium includes these proteins:
- a CDS encoding T9SS type A sorting domain-containing protein: protein MSRWIITTSLLLLTIVINAQTPPEVSWTKNFGGSGMDWGYYAEQTNDGGYIAIGRKDNGSLNMDAWLIKTDANGDTMWTRHFGDTYIDEGYVVKQTSDGGYIVAGASTAFGWYGEGWLIKTDANGNVTWSHGYHPNPSTESEWDNFYDVLETSDGGFVALGFGNFQGYLAQAWILKVNSNGNVIWNKSYGDFDSWERLYSMKPTSDGGYIAVGDKHYTYGDTTSHDGWLVKFNSNGDTLWTKHFGGTQIDIFRSIQITNDGGYIVCGEKEPYWAGFYRGWLMKFDVNGNVIWENMYGLGGLMSLQITPNGNYIAAGTKFVSQATFNDAWLLKTDTNGNVIYNHTYPISNTDDIVQSIQPTTDGGYVLGGRSNSSGPIAQIMIVKLEADEITSLTSFSENFDGVTPPDLPAGWTKKLQVLISNSVAEVKTVMHGSAPSAPNTTFIMNGLDGSNGQPDYNAFVALVSPLVQIGPNGGTVTFQANGGNAIKVGLMTDLSDTSTFTLIHEVPLTYNFEQYSVTLPPAGTAYIAFKHANTSTVTPLFLDDITFNQAQAPLVSFAEYFDSINPPELPGGWTGHLEVLLSNSAAEVKTVMHGSAPSVPNTTFIMNGIDGSNGQLDSTAFVALVSPLVQIGTEGGQITFQANGGNPIIVGTMTDPDDALTFIEVQQIPLTYNFEQYSVNINTVGNLHIAFKHANLNTVIPLFIDNIIFQPIVPVELVSFTGAVVGNGIELIWKTATETNNMGFDIEKKNNGNWKQIGFAPGYGTTTETHSYSFTDLEANSGKNIYRLKQIDFDGSTVYSNEIEVDMNLPAQYSLEQNYPNPFNPSTTINFTLPVDSKVTIKVFNALGEQVSTLTDNNFNAGSHSIDFKADELVSGLYIYSIDAAGIDNTNFRSVKKMMLLK from the coding sequence ATGAGTAGATGGATAATAACTACATCCTTGCTTTTGCTTACAATAGTTATCAATGCTCAAACTCCGCCTGAAGTTTCCTGGACTAAAAATTTTGGCGGTTCCGGGATGGACTGGGGTTATTACGCTGAACAGACAAACGATGGCGGATATATTGCTATCGGAAGAAAAGACAACGGTTCCCTAAATATGGATGCCTGGCTAATAAAAACGGATGCTAACGGTGATACAATGTGGACCAGACATTTCGGTGACACTTACATTGATGAAGGTTACGTTGTGAAGCAAACATCAGACGGAGGATATATCGTTGCCGGCGCATCAACAGCCTTTGGCTGGTATGGAGAAGGTTGGCTTATTAAAACCGATGCCAACGGAAATGTAACTTGGAGTCATGGATATCATCCAAATCCAAGTACTGAATCAGAGTGGGATAATTTTTATGATGTCCTTGAAACCTCAGATGGCGGTTTTGTTGCTTTAGGTTTCGGGAATTTTCAAGGTTACCTCGCTCAAGCGTGGATTCTTAAGGTAAACAGTAATGGAAATGTAATTTGGAATAAAAGCTATGGTGATTTTGATTCCTGGGAAAGACTGTATTCAATGAAGCCAACATCTGATGGCGGATATATTGCAGTAGGTGATAAACACTATACTTACGGTGATACAACCTCACACGATGGTTGGCTGGTTAAATTTAACAGCAATGGTGATACACTCTGGACAAAACATTTTGGAGGTACACAGATTGATATCTTCAGATCAATACAGATTACGAATGATGGTGGCTATATAGTTTGCGGTGAAAAAGAACCATATTGGGCCGGATTTTATCGAGGATGGCTGATGAAGTTCGATGTAAATGGAAATGTGATTTGGGAAAACATGTATGGCTTGGGTGGTTTAATGTCTTTGCAAATCACACCAAATGGAAATTACATTGCAGCAGGAACGAAGTTCGTAAGTCAGGCAACCTTTAATGATGCATGGCTCTTAAAGACTGATACAAATGGAAATGTAATTTACAATCATACTTATCCAATCAGCAATACAGATGATATAGTTCAGTCGATTCAACCGACTACAGATGGTGGATATGTATTAGGAGGAAGATCTAATAGCAGTGGTCCAATTGCACAAATTATGATTGTTAAATTGGAAGCAGACGAGATTACATCGCTTACATCTTTCTCCGAAAATTTTGATGGTGTTACTCCTCCGGATCTACCAGCCGGATGGACAAAAAAACTTCAAGTGTTGATTTCAAACTCAGTTGCTGAGGTGAAAACAGTTATGCATGGTTCGGCACCCTCTGCACCTAATACAACTTTCATAATGAATGGATTGGATGGTAGTAATGGTCAGCCAGATTATAATGCTTTTGTTGCTCTGGTAAGTCCTCTTGTCCAAATCGGGCCGAATGGCGGCACAGTTACATTTCAAGCAAATGGCGGAAATGCCATAAAAGTAGGATTGATGACTGATCTTTCAGATACATCCACGTTTACATTGATCCATGAAGTTCCATTAACTTATAATTTTGAGCAATACTCGGTTACGCTTCCACCAGCAGGAACAGCTTACATTGCATTTAAACATGCAAATACTTCCACAGTAACACCGTTGTTTTTAGATGATATTACTTTTAATCAGGCACAAGCTCCGCTTGTATCTTTTGCTGAATATTTTGATTCAATCAATCCACCAGAGTTACCAGGCGGATGGACAGGTCATCTGGAAGTTTTGCTTTCAAATTCAGCTGCTGAAGTAAAAACAGTGATGCACGGTTCAGCACCATCGGTACCAAATACCACATTTATTATGAATGGCATAGATGGAAGTAATGGTCAGTTAGATTCGACAGCGTTTGTAGCATTAGTAAGTCCGTTAGTTCAAATTGGAACAGAAGGCGGACAAATAACCTTCCAGGCAAACGGTGGAAATCCTATTATTGTAGGAACGATGACAGATCCTGATGATGCTTTAACATTTATTGAAGTTCAGCAGATTCCTTTGACATATAATTTCGAGCAGTACTCAGTCAATATTAATACTGTTGGGAATCTGCACATAGCGTTTAAACACGCAAACTTGAATACGGTCATTCCATTATTTATAGACAACATAATATTTCAACCTATTGTACCAGTTGAGTTAGTATCGTTTACCGGAGCAGTAGTTGGGAATGGTATCGAATTGATATGGAAAACTGCAACCGAGACAAATAATATGGGGTTCGATATCGAAAAGAAAAATAATGGTAATTGGAAGCAAATTGGATTCGCTCCGGGATATGGAACGACTACAGAAACTCATTCATATTCATTCACTGATCTGGAAGCGAATAGTGGTAAAAACATTTATCGTCTCAAGCAAATTGATTTTGATGGATCAACAGTTTATTCGAATGAAATTGAAGTTGATATGAATTTACCAGCTCAATATTCCTTAGAACAAAATTATCCGAATCCATTTAATCCAAGTACGACGATTAATTTCACACTGCCTGTTGATTCTAAAGTCACAATAAAAGTGTTCAACGCATTAGGTGAGCAAGTCAGCACACTGACAGACAATAATTTTAATGCAGGATCACATTCAATTGACTTCAAAGCAGATGAACTTGTTAGTGGGTTATATATTTATTCAATTGATGCAGCAGGAATTGACAACACAAATTTCAGATCGGTAAAAAAGATGATGCTGCTTAAGTAG
- a CDS encoding sigma 54-interacting transcriptional regulator — translation MKKNNTIFFFILVLITCSSELLFAQQYPITHYTKDRGLPGNQVWGIFQDDKGYMWFCTSSGLIKYNGKTYKIFGTEDGLLDEIPLGVTSDDKGYLWIAYDYGISRFSNGQIKNWELKETEGQFTLFRDSYNRIWVHSLFFPGDVQYFLDTTLVNFSQEHNFKNQVIVSITEDKKGGIIFITRAGKVFRYFANQIKEMVINDLIDSRVRYSFFDEENNFVICSEKGLGIIENKTFETQPAVSWILIIPTNYGMQSKRGYYWFATENGIYRFKKIQNAPPDYVNITEKNGLRSNIIYRVFEDNEANLWIGHSEKGVSKISSLMFSCYGKNEGLISDAIFAVAKVNYNLVVAADKGLFKFNGKRFELINSNSPFSQRWYFTVLPYSNSEILLGSTPGVVSLYNLSSYKLIGLDRKLIFTTLKDHLDNVWVGTNTGVYLKSGQDFIEQDFNVSDFQIQKLLEVNNKDLYIGTNSGLAIVENGTIPFSKRKIINPEETKIPLLPVKEMIQDKDGDIILAVGKDLFILNKKNQIKVVDALKSSDIIVLHIDRNGRLWAGSNASGLFSLQKVNGNYEIISHYTFRDGISSDEFAYNNSIAEGSDGKIYFGMFDGLTVYNPAEDRVITTQPLSYITGVKVNDSTYSINDISGTELSPSQNKISFYCDGLSFYNEDAVKFQYYLEGVEKEWVNVSTNPEITYGYLEPGNYTFLMRALNQFGVTSQPKSISFTILAPVWKRPWFILISSLLILFIAYKAYVYRLSHIRKRNLQLEKIVEEKTSDLQKSKVQIEEQYNRLVEAQKELVEKQELEKAHKEIQLLKDRLEKENIYLREKHGIVQELSSIIGRSPAINEIRRKIQQIAENDSTVLITGETGVGKNLIAEAIHNSSLRKDRALVIVNCAAIPDALVESELFGHEKGAFTGADKLHIGKFEVADGSTIFLDEIGDMNLTVQAKVLNVIQSKKITRIGGSQEISVDVRIIAATNHNLEERVREGKFRQDLFYRINVYPILAPPLRECKEDIEHLAKYFIDRYSKLLNKKISAITKSALDILKAHSYPGNIRELENIIHRAVIISKTDVISDENILLNQGTEVVKNADSINREIVSLEQMEKQYIIQVLNKTEGKISGKNGAAELLGINPSTLRSRMKKLGIDFVERS, via the coding sequence ATGAAAAAAAATAACACGATATTTTTCTTCATTCTGGTTTTAATCACTTGTAGTTCTGAACTACTCTTCGCACAACAATATCCCATTACACACTATACAAAAGACCGGGGACTTCCTGGAAACCAGGTATGGGGAATTTTTCAAGATGATAAAGGATATATGTGGTTTTGTACCTCTTCCGGGTTGATAAAGTATAATGGAAAAACATATAAAATTTTTGGTACCGAAGACGGACTTCTTGATGAAATACCTCTCGGCGTTACAAGTGATGATAAAGGATATCTATGGATTGCGTACGATTATGGCATCTCCAGATTTTCAAATGGTCAAATAAAAAATTGGGAGCTAAAGGAAACTGAAGGTCAGTTTACATTATTCAGAGATAGCTATAACAGAATCTGGGTTCACTCTCTATTCTTTCCAGGTGATGTGCAATACTTTCTTGATACAACACTCGTAAATTTTTCTCAAGAACACAACTTCAAAAACCAGGTGATTGTCTCTATCACGGAAGATAAAAAGGGTGGTATAATATTCATTACAAGGGCCGGAAAAGTATTCAGGTATTTCGCGAATCAAATTAAAGAAATGGTCATCAATGATTTGATTGATTCAAGAGTCAGGTATTCTTTTTTTGATGAAGAAAATAATTTTGTTATTTGCTCTGAAAAGGGGCTGGGGATAATTGAAAATAAAACTTTTGAAACTCAGCCTGCTGTAAGCTGGATACTAATAATTCCGACTAACTATGGCATGCAATCAAAAAGAGGATATTATTGGTTTGCAACTGAAAATGGGATTTACCGTTTTAAAAAAATTCAGAATGCTCCTCCGGATTATGTTAATATCACAGAAAAAAATGGCCTTCGAAGTAACATAATTTACAGAGTGTTCGAAGACAACGAAGCTAATCTTTGGATAGGTCATTCAGAAAAGGGAGTATCCAAAATTTCATCTCTAATGTTTAGCTGTTATGGAAAGAATGAAGGACTAATCTCTGATGCAATATTCGCTGTCGCAAAAGTAAATTATAATTTAGTCGTCGCAGCTGATAAAGGTCTTTTCAAATTCAATGGAAAAAGGTTTGAGTTAATTAATTCTAATTCACCATTTTCACAACGATGGTATTTTACAGTCCTCCCGTATTCAAACTCCGAAATATTATTAGGATCAACTCCGGGAGTAGTAAGCCTATACAATCTCTCATCATATAAACTTATCGGACTCGATAGAAAATTAATTTTTACAACTTTAAAAGATCATCTTGATAATGTATGGGTCGGAACTAATACAGGCGTTTATCTTAAATCTGGTCAGGATTTTATTGAACAGGATTTTAATGTTTCAGATTTTCAAATTCAAAAACTGCTCGAAGTGAATAATAAAGATCTATATATCGGAACGAACAGTGGATTGGCGATAGTTGAGAACGGTACAATTCCATTTAGCAAAAGAAAAATTATCAACCCTGAGGAAACAAAAATTCCTCTTTTGCCTGTTAAAGAGATGATTCAGGATAAAGATGGAGATATAATTCTGGCTGTCGGGAAAGACCTTTTTATTCTTAACAAGAAAAATCAAATTAAAGTTGTCGATGCACTAAAAAGTTCTGATATCATAGTATTACATATTGATCGTAATGGAAGACTTTGGGCAGGTTCAAATGCATCCGGGTTGTTCTCACTTCAGAAAGTCAACGGGAATTATGAAATTATTTCTCATTACACTTTCCGTGATGGTATTTCATCGGATGAATTTGCATATAATAATTCAATTGCAGAAGGATCGGATGGTAAAATTTATTTTGGGATGTTCGACGGTTTAACTGTCTACAATCCTGCGGAAGATCGTGTAATTACGACTCAACCGCTTTCGTATATCACAGGAGTAAAGGTTAACGATTCAACCTACTCAATAAATGATATTTCCGGAACCGAACTTTCGCCTTCACAGAATAAAATAAGTTTTTATTGTGATGGATTATCTTTTTACAACGAAGACGCAGTGAAATTTCAGTATTACCTTGAAGGAGTCGAAAAAGAGTGGGTAAACGTTTCAACAAATCCGGAAATAACTTACGGATATCTTGAACCAGGGAATTATACATTTTTAATGAGAGCTCTCAATCAGTTTGGAGTAACAAGCCAGCCAAAATCAATTTCATTTACGATACTTGCACCTGTCTGGAAAAGACCGTGGTTTATTCTCATTTCATCATTGCTAATACTTTTCATTGCATATAAAGCTTACGTTTACAGACTTTCACATATACGAAAACGAAATCTCCAGCTCGAGAAAATCGTCGAAGAAAAAACAAGTGATCTGCAGAAAAGTAAGGTCCAGATTGAGGAACAGTATAATCGGTTGGTTGAAGCTCAAAAAGAACTTGTTGAAAAGCAGGAACTCGAAAAGGCTCACAAAGAAATTCAGTTATTAAAGGACAGGCTTGAAAAAGAAAATATTTATTTACGCGAAAAGCATGGAATTGTTCAGGAGTTAAGTTCGATTATTGGAAGAAGTCCTGCAATAAATGAGATACGCAGAAAGATACAACAGATAGCTGAGAATGATTCAACTGTTTTGATAACAGGAGAAACCGGTGTTGGTAAAAATTTAATTGCAGAAGCAATTCATAATTCAAGTCTTAGAAAAGATAGGGCGCTGGTTATAGTGAATTGTGCGGCGATTCCTGATGCCTTGGTTGAGAGCGAATTATTCGGCCATGAAAAGGGAGCTTTCACTGGCGCCGATAAATTACATATCGGAAAGTTTGAGGTGGCAGACGGAAGCACAATATTCCTTGATGAAATTGGTGATATGAATTTGACTGTTCAGGCTAAAGTTTTAAATGTAATTCAATCAAAAAAAATTACTCGGATCGGAGGAAGTCAGGAAATAAGTGTTGATGTAAGAATTATTGCAGCAACAAATCATAATCTTGAGGAGAGAGTCAGAGAAGGAAAATTCAGGCAGGATCTTTTCTATCGGATAAATGTTTATCCGATTCTTGCACCTCCGCTAAGAGAATGTAAAGAAGATATCGAGCACCTCGCCAAATATTTTATAGACCGTTACTCCAAACTATTAAATAAAAAAATAAGTGCGATAACTAAAAGTGCACTGGATATTTTGAAAGCACATTCTTATCCGGGAAATATCCGTGAACTGGAAAATATAATTCACAGAGCTGTTATAATTTCAAAGACAGATGTAATATCCGACGAGAATATTTTATTGAACCAGGGTACCGAAGTGGTTAAAAATGCAGATAGTATTAATAGAGAGATTGTTTCACTTGAACAAATGGAAAAGCAGTACATAATTCAAGTCCTAAATAAAACCGAAGGTAAGATCAGCGGGAAGAATGGAGCAGCTGAGTTGCTTGGTATTAATCCAAGTACGCTTCGATCCAGAATGAAGAAATTAGGAATCGACTTTGTTGAACGATCCTGA
- a CDS encoding SBBP repeat-containing protein, whose amino-acid sequence MRTIDITKNILILLVLAAQTFAQQPTVEWTKTYHGPSSGGGITKIIADNNGNIIVTGKNAGSGVALDIVTIKYNTFGDSLWLKRYGNGGESSVDGIAVDAYDNIYVTGFTVVAGQPKSITIKYSPSGNIIWEKLYDSTPDNRSIGVGIDLQGFVYIACSANKNGLDWGVEVVKYDPSSGDTIWTARYDQTSSSVEIPYAMTVDESGNVYVTGYSQASGLIKAMIVKFNSDGDYQWATLYNIPSVTGEIHGKAIKVDSYGNVYATGHCYSGASTFVDFLVMKCYSNGDTAWVKRYSNSFSTDEAKDIAVDNEGNVYVTGRTYVGGGGSNNYDYLTIKLSSDGTVLWHSTYDGPAGYTQDEARALVLDEFGNSFITGGSSVSPLYYSGDFATVMYDENGNDIWTVRNPSGDFGAYDIALDDYNNIYLGGGQTASFCTIKVNTGTVPVELSSFIAHQKDKNVILSWTTATETNNTGFEVERFSSTWEKIGFVPGFGTTTEKKQYAFTDTELKDGKYYNRLRQIDYDGSYEYSNELEVEILFTPNEFELFQNYPNPFNPCTIIEFSLPEDVGSVKLLIYNSLGEKVAELVNTSLTAGKYSYQWNASDVATGMYIYELRTEKFVSVKKMILIK is encoded by the coding sequence ATGAGAACAATAGATATCACAAAAAATATTTTAATCCTGTTGGTACTTGCTGCTCAAACTTTTGCTCAGCAGCCAACTGTCGAGTGGACTAAAACTTATCATGGACCATCAAGCGGTGGTGGCATAACAAAAATAATAGCCGATAATAACGGTAATATTATAGTCACGGGAAAAAATGCTGGCAGTGGAGTGGCACTTGATATAGTAACAATCAAATACAACACTTTTGGTGACTCGCTTTGGCTAAAGAGGTATGGTAATGGAGGCGAAAGTTCAGTTGATGGAATTGCAGTAGATGCTTATGATAATATTTACGTAACCGGTTTTACAGTTGTAGCTGGTCAACCAAAAAGTATCACGATTAAATACAGTCCATCTGGTAATATAATTTGGGAAAAACTTTATGACAGTACTCCTGATAACAGATCGATTGGAGTTGGGATAGATCTGCAAGGTTTCGTTTACATAGCATGCTCAGCAAATAAAAATGGACTCGATTGGGGAGTTGAAGTTGTGAAATACGACCCATCAAGTGGCGATACAATCTGGACAGCAAGATATGACCAGACTTCAAGCAGTGTTGAAATTCCATATGCAATGACAGTTGATGAATCCGGAAATGTATATGTCACTGGTTATAGTCAGGCATCGGGATTAATTAAAGCAATGATAGTTAAGTTCAATTCAGATGGTGATTATCAATGGGCAACACTTTACAACATTCCGTCGGTTACGGGTGAGATTCACGGAAAGGCAATAAAAGTTGATAGCTATGGAAACGTTTATGCAACCGGGCATTGTTACAGCGGAGCTTCAACATTTGTTGATTTTCTAGTGATGAAGTGTTACTCTAATGGTGATACAGCATGGGTGAAAAGATACAGCAACAGCTTTTCAACTGATGAAGCAAAAGATATTGCTGTTGACAATGAAGGAAATGTTTATGTAACAGGCCGAACATATGTAGGTGGTGGAGGAAGCAATAATTACGATTATCTGACCATTAAACTTTCTTCTGATGGAACCGTACTGTGGCACTCAACTTATGACGGACCTGCAGGTTACACACAGGATGAAGCCAGAGCATTAGTGTTGGATGAATTTGGAAATAGTTTTATAACCGGAGGAAGCAGTGTCAGCCCCTTGTATTACAGTGGAGATTTTGCTACGGTTATGTACGATGAAAATGGAAATGATATCTGGACGGTAAGGAATCCATCGGGAGATTTTGGTGCTTATGATATTGCTTTAGACGATTATAACAATATTTATTTAGGTGGTGGGCAAACAGCTAGCTTTTGTACAATAAAAGTAAACACTGGTACTGTTCCTGTTGAGCTGAGCTCATTCATCGCACACCAGAAGGATAAGAATGTAATTCTCAGCTGGACAACAGCAACTGAAACAAATAATACTGGATTTGAAGTTGAAAGATTCTCAAGCACTTGGGAGAAAATTGGATTTGTCCCTGGTTTTGGAACAACAACTGAAAAAAAGCAATATGCATTTACTGATACTGAATTAAAAGATGGAAAATATTATAATCGTCTCAGGCAGATTGATTATGATGGGTCGTATGAATATTCAAATGAGCTTGAAGTAGAAATTCTATTTACTCCAAATGAATTTGAATTATTTCAGAATTATCCTAATCCATTTAACCCCTGCACGATAATAGAGTTCTCATTGCCGGAAGATGTAGGTAGTGTGAAGCTATTAATCTACAATTCATTGGGAGAAAAAGTTGCAGAATTGGTTAACACGTCATTGACAGCAGGAAAATACAGCTATCAATGGAATGCAAGCGATGTTGCAACCGGAATGTATATCTATGAATTGAGAACGGAGAAGTTTGTGTCAGTGAAGAAGATGATATTGATAAAGTAA
- a CDS encoding T9SS type A sorting domain-containing protein, giving the protein MNTKLLKILLVIGVIIFIKSNSIAQQNAGLQQKVFTKSDDILKMSIDSHISKKEIKSDRSMITKKFLDNGYVLVYQMGEFWNGTHWENSSLLSYTYTPEGLVTEEVNQFWNNGNWENTSRFLTTYYLNNLVSLYEQQNWNGTAWENSYQYASTYNADNQLIEYDVMHWNGTSWDNMNKTIYTYYSSGNLETIVDQQWDGASWINAYKYTHQYNSNDDLSEKLTEEWIEGNWKQSFLDEYSYNPQNQLELIASFWWSETFWKESVEIYYEYDGIGNVVDKLTKFWESEILGLQNKYHTTYEYLPGTSLEVKVENQEWILQSMEWTNTYREVKTYDGANLLQNYLMDVWDGGNWLSTSRENYSYDENGNLDVLISQYWNGIEWINSFKASNTWLLLTSVQPDDILSSPDAFSLGQNYPNPFNPSTTISFILPVDAQVIIRIYNSIGEEVCLLVNKNFSAGSHNINFKANNLVSGMYIYSIDAKGTDNSSYHSVKKMILLK; this is encoded by the coding sequence ATGAATACAAAACTATTAAAAATATTGCTTGTGATCGGAGTAATTATCTTTATTAAATCCAATTCGATTGCTCAACAGAATGCAGGATTACAACAAAAAGTATTTACTAAATCCGATGACATTTTAAAGATGAGTATTGATTCCCATATTTCCAAAAAAGAAATTAAATCAGATCGGTCGATGATTACAAAAAAATTCCTTGATAATGGATATGTCCTCGTCTACCAAATGGGCGAATTCTGGAATGGAACACATTGGGAAAACAGCAGTTTACTATCATACACATACACTCCGGAAGGTTTGGTTACTGAGGAGGTTAATCAATTTTGGAATAATGGTAACTGGGAAAATACAAGTCGCTTTTTGACAACTTATTATTTAAATAATTTAGTCTCTCTGTACGAACAACAGAATTGGAATGGGACAGCCTGGGAAAATTCTTACCAGTACGCTTCAACCTACAACGCTGATAACCAGTTGATCGAGTACGATGTAATGCATTGGAACGGGACAAGTTGGGATAATATGAATAAAACAATCTATACTTATTATAGTTCGGGTAATCTTGAAACAATAGTCGATCAGCAATGGGATGGAGCATCCTGGATTAATGCATATAAGTATACACATCAATATAATAGTAATGACGACCTCTCAGAAAAGTTAACAGAAGAGTGGATCGAAGGAAATTGGAAGCAATCCTTCTTAGATGAATATAGTTATAATCCACAAAATCAATTAGAGTTAATTGCTTCATTTTGGTGGTCCGAAACATTCTGGAAAGAATCAGTTGAAATCTATTATGAATATGATGGTATTGGTAATGTGGTAGACAAGCTTACAAAATTCTGGGAAAGTGAAATTCTTGGACTGCAAAATAAATATCACACAACTTATGAATATCTACCAGGCACCAGTCTCGAAGTAAAAGTAGAAAACCAGGAATGGATTTTGCAATCAATGGAGTGGACAAATACATATAGAGAGGTCAAAACCTATGATGGCGCAAATCTTCTTCAGAATTATTTAATGGATGTTTGGGACGGCGGTAACTGGCTATCAACAAGTCGGGAAAATTATTCTTACGATGAAAATGGTAACCTAGATGTTCTTATTTCACAATATTGGAATGGTATTGAATGGATTAACTCTTTCAAAGCCTCAAATACCTGGTTGCTCTTAACCTCTGTTCAGCCTGATGATATTTTATCTTCGCCTGATGCATTTTCACTAGGACAAAATTATCCTAATCCGTTCAATCCAAGCACAACTATAAGTTTTATTTTGCCAGTTGATGCACAGGTTATTATCAGGATTTATAATTCAATTGGCGAAGAAGTTTGTCTGCTGGTAAATAAAAACTTTTCTGCCGGTTCACATAATATAAACTTCAAAGCAAACAATCTTGTAAGCGGAATGTACATTTACTCAATCGATGCGAAGGGAACAGATAATTCAAGTTATCATTCTGTAAAGAAAATGATACTGCTCAAGTAA